One genomic window of Notamacropus eugenii isolate mMacEug1 chromosome 6, mMacEug1.pri_v2, whole genome shotgun sequence includes the following:
- the FREY1 gene encoding protein Frey 1 isoform X2, with amino-acid sequence MDPSAQFLDTSKQCRLRYQPSSIPEELDTMELPNGLVDDYGILPKHPGHQIVHSSLSKSQKRKRDGPDLSEYYYEAQQ; translated from the exons ATGGACCCTTCAGCCCAGTTTCTTGATACCAGCAAGCAATGCCGGTTGAG GTACCAGCCCTCCTCCATTCCTGAAGAGTTAGACACCATGGAGCTCCCTAATGGCTTGGTGGATG aTTATGGGATCCTTCCTAAGCACCCAGGACATCAAATTGTCCACTCCTCACTCTCTAAAAGCCAGAAGCGCAAGCGGGATGGGCCAGATCTATCTGAGTACTACTATGAAGCCCAGCAATGA
- the FREY1 gene encoding protein Frey 1 isoform X1, whose protein sequence is MLGSLCPRIVLGLFLLTLILVGEPQRYQPSSIPEELDTMELPNGLVDDYGILPKHPGHQIVHSSLSKSQKRKRDGPDLSEYYYEAQQ, encoded by the exons ATGCTAGGGTCCCTGTGCCCTAGGATTGTACTGgggctcttcctcctcacccttATCCTGGTGGGTGAGCCTCAAAG GTACCAGCCCTCCTCCATTCCTGAAGAGTTAGACACCATGGAGCTCCCTAATGGCTTGGTGGATG aTTATGGGATCCTTCCTAAGCACCCAGGACATCAAATTGTCCACTCCTCACTCTCTAAAAGCCAGAAGCGCAAGCGGGATGGGCCAGATCTATCTGAGTACTACTATGAAGCCCAGCAATGA